AAGGCCTCAAAAATAACTTCGTGCAGGTCCGCCAGGGTCTGGTCGCCCCTTATCTCGATTAACCGCCAGGGAGCCCTGGGCCTCTTCAACCTTTTTCGGCCCAGGTACACCTTAAAGGTATAAACCCTGAACTCCGAAGGCATTTTCTTTGGCAACACAACCACCTTCCCTTTTACCAACCCGGTTCACCTGCCCTTCGTGCCGGCCTAGAGGCTGCCCCTTTAAAATAAGCTGCGGAGAACAACTTGCGCACGGTAAATCCTGAAAGTGCTTTTCAACTTTTTTTCAAAAAGTCCTGCTGCATTTTCAGCTAAACCGTCAATCATGACCATTACCTCGCCGAAGGAGAAATCAGCCGGTGGAACCGGAAAGAACACCAATGACTCACCTGACTCACACTGACTCACCGGTACGGGCACTGAACGATCATACCCTGGATGAAATCAAAATGTTTTTTGTTGCGTGTGATGAGGACGGCATCCAAAAAAAGAGCCGTTGCGGCAATGAGAGCATCAACAGGATTCAGGCCGTAATCCTTCCTGTATTCAGCGATGAGTTCTCCCGCCGTTCTGGCTATGTTCTGGTCAATGGGAGATTTCCCTAGTTTCTAAGCCTTCTCCCAATCTCGTAAGACTTCACGGGCGGCCTGGTACGTCTCACCATCTATTTTCTTTTTAGCTTCCACCAGCCCCCGCAAAATGTTAATCGCATCATCCCTTTTATTGTTCTCTCCCAGAAATAGAGCATAACGGTAACGCCCGAAATGCCAATGGGGCAGCGCATTAAAAAGATTCCGGTACTCTTTCTCAGCCTCTTCCACCCTGCCTATCTGGGCTAGCAAGTCCGCTTTATCGCACCAGCAATTCCCTCTCTCATCATCGCTGTTAGCCAGGGCCATCAGCCTTTCAGTTGTTTGAATCCCATCCCTTTTTAATGACCGGTGGTTCATACATAAAAGGTGCAAATCTTGCAGGGCGTTCTTTAACCATAGGCCGCCTTGATAACTTTCAGCCAGAGCTACATTTTCTTCTAGAGCCTGCTTGGCACCTTGAATGTCTCCTTGCTCTTCCAGGTAGTGAGCAATGTGAACCCGGTTTTCCAACTGCAAAATTGGGTCTAATGGTTCTTCAACGATAAACTCAGGCGAATCAAGTATGTAACCGCCTTGGCCCAAACAGAGAGCCCCTGCCAGCTTGTGGATTTTGAAATGATCTGCTTCGGGAGCACAGCAGCGCTTAAACTTAAGTCCGCTGCCACAAGGGCAGGGCTCGTTTCTCCTCACTCTAGCGAAGTCAGTCCCCAGGAGGTGAAGCTGGCGTTTATATTTTTCTTTGTCAAATGTTTTTTTGTGGACGAGTACTTCGTAAGAAAATTTAGTAAATATCATCACAACGCAGGCCCGCGCCGCATGTCTGCTTAGGCCTTTACCTTCCAATCTTTCAATTGCTGCTTTAACCTCCGGAAGATCCGGGTCTTGGAGTTGGTTTTCCACAGCCCCTTCCAAAAGAACGTGAAGTATGGGATTCACTCCGTTAATCTCTATTTGCGGGGGGAGTTTGTGATATCTTTCAAAAAGTATCTTAACTTCAGGGTGTTCACTTAAAGTGGTTTTGACTCCTGGATCATGTTCCCCTAAAATTATTGTACTAAGATCATCCCTAAACATAAGGAAGTACTCCTTAATAAAATAATACAAGTCCTGGTTGAGGAAGTTGGCATCGAAGGCAATCGAAAAGCGAAATCAAGTCGCAATAACTTGCCGAAGGAGAAATTAGCAAGATTTCTATTCGTCCTCTTCTTCACATACATCTGACAGTAAAACTGCCATTCCACGGGCCGGCCAGAGTAGGGATTCCGGCTTCCTGTACCGGCCCCCACCGGAGGACGCACCCAGTCCGGCCCGGCCCCCCAGGACGGAGTAGAGGGGAGCATCCACCTTTATTTTTCCCTGCACAACGGCGGTTACTGCAGGTTTAATCTCTTCCGCCAGGCTTTCCGACAGCATTTTTTTGTATACTGGATATTTGCTGAAAATGGTTTGTATCTTATCGTAAAACTCGTACCGACTCTCATCCTGGTATTTTTCAGATATTTGACTCATCTCTCTGGCAGCCGGCACCAGGTCGTTCCTCGTCCTGGAAAGAACAGACCGCCAGAACAGCTCTCGCCTGTCGTCCGCCACCGGCCAGTTCAGCAGCTCTTTTCAGGTGCTGTACCATCTCTATAAACCTCGCCTTCGTACATCTTTGTACTACCGGCTAACGTACCAGCAAGCACGATTTTATTCCGATCAAAAGGAGCAGTCAAGACAGATGGTATCGAATGGCCTTAACGCTGAAGCAGGGCAACGATGACTCCGCCAAAGCCGACTATGACTGTAACGAGCATTCCCACCATCCACAACTTAAGGTTGTTGAGTTTATCGTCCAGCCGGTCGATTCGTTCGTTTAAGCGCGCCTCCTGAGTTTTCATCTCTCCGCTGAGCTTTCCATCCAGGGCTTTAATCTCTCCGCTGAGCTTTCCATCCAGGGCCTTAATCTCTCCGCTGAGCTTTTCATCCAGGGCTTTCATCTCTCCGCTGAGCTTCACATCCAGGGCTTTAATCTCTCCGCTCAGCTTTTCATCCAGCCGGTCGATGCGCGCGTTGATCCTGCCGATTTCTACGCCCAGCTTCTCATCAAGATGATCAATTCGGGCACTCAGCTTTCCATCGAGAGATTTTATTTCGCTGCTCAGCTTTTCGTCGAGTCGGTCAATGCGCTGGAGCAGGAAGAAGAACTCCGGGGAAGCCAGACCGCGGGGCGGCTGCTCGTTCCCTGCAGCGGTTTCTTTAACGATTTCCTCAGGCACAGCACTCACCCTCTTTCACCCACTTCCATTGTAACACCGGAAGTTGGGAAAAACAACGCCCTGCGGGACAGACGAAGGTGCGGGGCTTAAGGGTGCAGGTCCTGCAAAGCTCCCTCTTCAGCAGAATATGCGGCTCTTCGTGGTCCACCTCAAACTTGTTCAGGGCAAGCCGCTCTGCAATGTTCAGGCGCTTCATATACTCCGCTCCCTTCCAGGCCATCCCGCACCAGATGCGTGAGCGGGACTTTCTTGCACAGGTGCTCCATGACCAGCTGCCTGACCCTCTAGGGAGGCTCTCCTTTCACCTTGAAAAGGTCCGTGAAGATGTCCACGGCAAGTTCAGGATAAGTACGGCAAAACCCGGGAGTTTCGAGAAAGCGGGGAGCGTCCCGGTATCCCGTAAGACCGTGGTGGACATGGCGTAAAAATTGAAATATCGCTAAAGTGAATTATCTTTGGCTTTAATCCTAAAGTTTGACCCGGGAAACATCGTGACCATACATACCTGATAGGTCACAGCTATAATACTGCCAGCCGAAGAAGGACAGCATTAACGAGGTAAACCGGGCACTAGCGAAGATAAAATAAAATCCCTTATAAGCCGGCTTTTTTTAATTCCTCATGCAGAGCAGAGAAACGGGCATATTTATTCTTCAGGGCGGTGATGTAGTTTTTCCAGTCGGCCTGTTCACCCAGGCGATCATAGAGGTTCTTGACGCGGCACAGCAGCCCCGCAGCATAGCTATAGTGCTTGCGCTGGCGAAGTGCAATAGCCGCTTCCGCGATTTCCCGGTACAGCTTTATGGCCTCCCGGGGATGCTTTTCTTCGGCGGCCCTGGCTACTTTACCTCGATAGTCATGCCAGTCACCCGGAGGAATCCGGGGCAACAGTTCCAGCGCCCGCGCTACATCCCCCTCGTCCAGGGCTATCTCAATCAGAATGCCTGCCTGCTTTTTGCGCTCCAGCACTTTCAATATCTCGTTGCGCACCCGCGGCCAAACTCCAAGCTTTTCGCAAACCTGGCGTAATTTCCTAAATGACGCAAGTGTAGGATGCTGCTCAAAAAGCAGGCGCTGCCATTTTAATGCCTCATCCAATTCTCCATTCCTGCTGTGGTAGTTCGCCAGCCATTCCAGGTAACCGGGATGGGAATCCTTCGAACCCGCCAGTTCGGTTAACAGTGCCACGGCGTGGTCCCCGGCTCCGGCGTCTGCCAGCGCACCGGCCAGGCGCATGATAATCCCCGGCTTATCCCTCATGTGCTGCTTCGCCAGGGCTACCGCTCTTCCAGGTTCGCCATCTCTGACCATAAGAAAAGCTCGCTGTTCCACGGTTCCCATTTCCTGGATTAACCGCCTGGCCTGCTCATAGCGGCCGTTCTTTTCCTCCCAGGCTACAAGTATTCCTACGAGCCTCTCCCGCCCCCATTCGCCGCTTTTCGGCATGTGCTCACACACGCATTCCCGAAGTAACTCCCAATCCTGCTCGCCGGCATGCTCAAATATGGTGTCCAGGGCATCACCGGCAAAATCAATGCCACCCATTTCTATGTCAGCCAGTTCGGCCTTCATAAGAGACATCAACCAGGCCTGCCGCGTGTCGCGATCGCAATCACCTCGATTAAGACACTCGCTCAATCCCTTAACACATTCGCCGGCAATGACGGCGATGGCTCCATCATCGTCCATGCTCAACAACTCATTGCCATAAATGCCTGCCAGAGCGTCAAGCACCGTTTGGTAGACCGTACCTGCCCCCAGCCAGTCTTCTTTCTGGGCCAGGCGCTCAGCCATTCGCAAGATGTTCCGCAGGTCCATCTCTATTTCAAAGGGGTCATCCAGGCTTAATGCCCTCTTCACTTCACGGTTCAATGCCGCCACATCCGGAGACTGCCCGCGGGCCGTAGCCACAGCCAGATCAACTACAGCCGACAAAGACGGCTCCCGCTGAAGCATATCGCCGATCAGCGAAATGAGTTCTTCCCTGCCGAGCCGGGCAAGCATGGCGTCCAGTGACGTTAAAACCTTAAAAGAATCCGGTTCATGAACATAGGTTAGCAAGAGGGCGACGATATGTTTGCAAACCCCTCCCCGGGGGCAGGTACAGGATGCCTCCCGGATGCCGTTATTATCCAATATAACCCTGACCCTGTACGGCTTCGACTGTGACCCATAACACTCACCGCGCAGTTCCATCCCCTGCCGGATGGGATAGCGAATGTTTCCGCCGGCGTAGTAATTCATCCCGCGCTCAAAACTTTGCCCGTCCGCCATTTGACGAACATACTCCTCCGTTAACCATGAGACACTACTGCTGTCCATAAACCCACCTTTCTCCTGTCCCCGTTTTATCCTCAAACAACGTCAAGCAATACCTTGCTTTTCTACCGTCAAAGCCGGCGAGAACCGGCACCTCTGCCTGGTATCATTCTACCAGGAGAAAAAGAAACCGGCAAGGAAACCGGCTCAGCCGCTCGCCCCGAAGGCAGCGGTCCAGAAGGCTAAGGGTCTTGAACCCCTTTACATACAAAAAACCTTCCCGTTAAACCCCACCCTTTTCTGAAGATAGAAAACCGAAACCTCTTTATCCTCTTCCAGACACCTGGAGATGATCTCCCCCTTGGCTTCCTTTGATAAAGAGGTATTAATGCAAACAACCTGAGCAATCCACTTTTTATTGACAAAACAGGTTTTTAGGGCTACAATTATAACATATACGTTATACCAAAGAAGGTTACCTCATGTCATGGGAAGTTGAGCTATACGAAAGCGCCCGGGCAGACAGCCAGTGGCCGAGTTCATTGCCTCACTTAAACCGGATGAACAAGCAAAAATTGTCCGGGCTATTGATCTTCTGGAAGAATTCGGCCCGCAAATCGGAATGCCTTACGTCAGACACCTGAGTGGCGGTCTTTGGGAATTGCGCGTGCCGTTCGGCGGCCAATCGTTCCGCTTGCTGTTTTTCGTTGAAGGCAATGCCCTGGTTATAGTACACGCCTTCTCCAAGAAAACTCCCAAAACGCCGCTTAAAGAGCTGAACACAGCTACCACGAGGATGAAAGATTACAAAAGAAGGCTAGGTGATACCAAATGAAATGGAATGATTTTAAAAATAAACTAATGGAAGACCCAACTTTCCGTCAAGCCTACGAAGACTTGGAACCGGAATACCAACTCGTCAGGGCCATCATTGAGCAGCGCAAGTTGAAAGGAATGACTCAGGCCGAACTTGCCCGCAAGGTCGGCACCCATCAGTCGGCTATCGCCAGGCTGGAAAGCGGAACTTATAATCCCTCCCTTCAGTTTTTGAAGAAGGTTGCAAAAGCATTGGACGTAAAAATTGAAATATCGCTGAAGTGAATTATCTTTGGCTTTAATCTTAAAGTTTGACCCAGGAAACATCGTGACCATACATACCTGACAGGTCACAGCTATAATACTGCCAGCCGAAGAAGGACAGCATTAACGAGGCTCCTGGCTAGCCAATTCATCAGGTACCGGGTTATTTTATCTGGATCTGGCATCCATTTGCTTATCCCCTGATAGACAAAAGAACCGTCCCCTTGTCTCCCTTGTCTCCGTGACTCCCCTGCCGGGGAGGGGGATGGCGCGCGCAATAACCCTCCCATAAGAATCTGGATGCCAAAGCGGCAAAGCCTTGGGCCGCAACGGATTCCCGAGACGACAGAATTTCGTGAGTTGGAAAATTCATGCCGCGCTTTTTCACCTCGCAGCCAGCAACTCCTTTACCTTACGGACACACTCGTCGAGGTTACGCTGGATCTCGCGGCCGGAGAACCGCACAACCTCCCATCCGGCGCGCCGCAGCCGTTCGTCGCGGAGAAAATCGGCGCGCAGGTCACGGTGGAAGGCCGCGCCGTCACACTCTACATCGAGTCGGCGCTCGCTACCAGAGGAAATGGTACAATTCAGGCAGGAAATCCCAGAGCTGCACCGGCGGTGGAAATCGCAACAGAATAAAACTGCTCTAACGTGGAATGACCGGAAAGCCCCCCATACATACGGGAACTTTGGGCATTTCCCGGCTCACCACTGGCGAGAATATAATTATGTCATGCCCATTTTCATGGTTTTCCTTTTTTACATAATTGTCCCGTAGCTGGGGCCTGAGTCTGGTACAAGTTTTGGAGTCTTCCCCTTCTTCTCAGCGCCGCTCTTTCCTCCTCGTTCATGGCCAGGATCTGTTCGACTGCTGAAGGCCGACCACATCAACCACCCAAATAGGGCACCTGACTTCGTCAACGGGTACCGGCCAGATATTTCCGCCGAAAAAGGAAACACAAAAAGGATATTGGACAGAAAGACATCCGCAGGCCCCCTGCGGATTTTTTTACTCCGTTTGCTCAATTCAATTCTGGACAGTTATTTACCTGCTTGCATACCTGTCTTTTCGAGGGGTTTTGGCCTGTTTGTATATTGTCAATGAAAACTGTTGGAATGATAAAAGCACAAGCGTTTTGTCATCTAACTCAGCATTATTAAAATCAATACGCACTTCTTCAGGGCGCCGGTCCCCGGCGGCGGAGGTTTCTACCCTCACTAATACCGGCTCTCCTTTCCTGGCGCACTTCCCAGGATGTAAATCTTGCTTTCGCCACCAATACCGTAAAAATACCCTGGAAAGTCCCCTTTACGGTGGGTATAGTCTTTTACCGAGTGTTGTTTATTAAATCAGCCAGCCATAATCCTGGCGGCAATCCAGTATATAGTCTATATAAACCGTGTCGTCCTTGATTTGGTAGATGAGCAAATACCGCTTATCCACAAGCAGTTTTCTATATTTATTTGCTGGCAGCAGCGGATCTGTAAGCCAGGAACCGCGTTCCGGAAACTTCTGCAGGGATTTTGCTGCCTCAATGACATCCCTCCTGAGCTTGTCGGCAGCTTGGGTACTGACTTGTGCTAAAAAGCGGACATGCTGTACGAGCATTTCCCCTGCTCTTTCAGAGATGATGACATGATACCGTTTATTTTCGCAACTCATCGGCAGTCTCTCGAGCAGCTTTTTTCATCATCTCATCTACTTCTTCAATGGAATAACCCTTTTTACCCGCCAACCTGTCCTCTTCAGCTACAATTAACTGCTCCCGCAATCTCAGCATGCTTTCACGTCGAGAAAAAGTTTCGATATCCATAACCACTAGATCGCCTTCGCCATTCTTCGTCAGAAAAACAGGTTCTTTGGTAGCCTTGCAGAGTGCAGAGATTTCGTTATAGTTTTTACGTATTGCTGCAGATGGTTTTATATGCATCAAGATACCTCCTTAAGTAGTAAAATAATATCTTTATTATGTTCTTATTATACTACCAGAGACTTCTTGAATCAAGGTTGGTTAGTTGAACCTCTCCCCCCTGAAGTGGGAAGATTCCGGGTTTTTACTTCCCGTGAACTTTCTCCTGCCCCGGGTACACGGGCGTAGAAGTCCCTGTTCCCCCGTCATGGTTTCATGATCAAAGCCAGCCGGCAACAGGTCTTTTTCGGCAGCGTGGGAGAAGAGAAGGTGCCCCATATCATGACATAAGGCGGCCATCCGCAGGACACGGCGCCAGTAGCTAAGTTTGTCTTTATTATGAAGTTCTGGAATAACACTCTTAATCTTATCACAATCAGGGGGACGTTTCTGATGTCTACCCCCTTCAGGCTTTATTTTAACAGTCAGCTCCGTTATCCTCGCAATCTGTAGCCAGAGGTTCTTCCCCTCCCCGAAGCCCAGTCGCTTTGCCGCTTCAAGCTCCTCCCCCTTCATCACGATAAGCCCCGCCGTCCAGCGGGCGGCAATTTTTGAACCACAGAAGAGCGTTGTGGATTCGAACCACAAGGAGGAGGTCCACATGAGCTTTTTCGGGATGAAACAAGCTGCAAGGGGTTTAAAAGCATAGTGGTGAGAAGGTTAGGTCGGAATAATCGATTAAGGCGTGGGCTTCGGGGAAGAAGAGCTGTTATTTCCGCTGACCGGGAACCTGCCTGCCCTGGGGAATATAANNNNNNNNNNNNNNNNNNNNNNNNNNNNNNNNNNNNNNNNNNNNNNNNNNNNNNNNNNNNNNNNNNNNNNNNNNNNNNNNNNNNNNNNNNNNNGAAAGACAATCTCGAAGCTGTCCGGTTCATCCCGTACCCGGTCGTAGCCGAACACGGCCACCGGTAATATCTTCCGCCGGTACTTCTCGTATAACCGGCTGAAGTAAACGAACATCCGCTCGTTTCTCGCAGCCGCCCTCCCAAGAGATAGCTGATCCGCTTTTCTGTTATGCTGAGGTCGCCGTAGTTTTTCAGGGACTTTTTCATTGCCGGGCACTCTTTTTTAGTTCGAAGTTCAAGGCGTTTCTACCTCTGCTGAGCTGCGGATTACTCTATCTTTTGTTAATATCCCCGCCTGGTAGAATTTAGCTGTAGCGACGATGATCCGGTCGTGAATTTCAGGAATATTACTGATCTGCGTCGATTCTTCAAGGATATCCGGGCTGAAGCTGACGATTTCGAACTCCGGTTCTTCCTTGATCAACCGGTACATTTCGGTAAAGTCGAAGTGTACACGGCCTTTTTCGGCGATGTGCATCGCTTCAGCCAGCACTATTGTAGGGACCAATAGACGGCCGCCTTGCGAACGAACATTGTCAATCAGTTCTTTAAGCCGCCGTTTAAGGCGCTTACTACCGGTAAAATACCAGATGAGCACATGGGTATCGAGAACATACAGCATATCTTCCGCCATACGAGCTACAGATCCTCCAGGTCTCTAAATAGCGCTGTCTTTGCCTTTTGGATCTCTTCATCGGCAATGTCGCCGCTCCGCACGCTGCCAAACAGAGAGGGTTTGGCTTTCTTTTGGCCGGTCCTCGCAGCTATGTTATGAAGGA
Above is a genomic segment from Bacillota bacterium containing:
- a CDS encoding SEC-C domain-containing protein; translated protein: MFRDDLSTIILGEHDPGVKTTLSEHPEVKILFERYHKLPPQIEINGVNPILHVLLEGAVENQLQDPDLPEVKAAIERLEGKGLSRHAARACVVMIFTKFSYEVLVHKKTFDKEKYKRQLHLLGTDFARVRRNEPCPCGSGLKFKRCCAPEADHFKIHKLAGALCLGQGGYILDSPEFIVEEPLDPILQLENRVHIAHYLEEQGDIQGAKQALEENVALAESYQGGLWLKNALQDLHLLCMNHRSLKRDGIQTTERLMALANSDDERGNCWCDKADLLAQIGRVEEAEKEYRNLFNALPHWHFGRYRYALFLGENNKRDDAINILRGLVEAKKKIDGETYQAAREVLRDWEKA
- a CDS encoding SWIM zinc finger family protein, which gives rise to MDSSSVSWLTEEYVRQMADGQSFERGMNYYAGGNIRYPIRQGMELRGECYGSQSKPYRVRVILDNNGIREASCTCPRGGVCKHIVALLLTYVHEPDSFKVLTSLDAMLARLGREELISLIGDMLQREPSLSAVVDLAVATARGQSPDVAALNREVKRALSLDDPFEIEMDLRNILRMAERLAQKEDWLGAGTVYQTVLDALAGIYGNELLSMDDDGAIAVIAGECVKGLSECLNRGDCDRDTRQAWLMSLMKAELADIEMGGIDFAGDALDTIFEHAGEQDWELLRECVCEHMPKSGEWGRERLVGILVAWEEKNGRYEQARRLIQEMGTVEQRAFLMVRDGEPGRAVALAKQHMRDKPGIIMRLAGALADAGAGDHAVALLTELAGSKDSHPGYLEWLANYHSRNGELDEALKWQRLLFEQHPTLASFRKLRQVCEKLGVWPRVRNEILKVLERKKQAGILIEIALDEGDVARALELLPRIPPGDWHDYRGKVARAAEEKHPREAIKLYREIAEAAIALRQRKHYSYAAGLLCRVKNLYDRLGEQADWKNYITALKNKYARFSALHEELKKAGL
- a CDS encoding type II toxin-antitoxin system RelE/ParE family toxin, with product MAEFIASLKPDEQAKIVRAIDLLEEFGPQIGMPYVRHLSGGLWELRVPFGGQSFRLLFFVEGNALVIVHAFSKKTPKTPLKELNTATTRMKDYKRRLGDTK
- a CDS encoding helix-turn-helix transcriptional regulator, translated to MKWNDFKNKLMEDPTFRQAYEDLEPEYQLVRAIIEQRKLKGMTQAELARKVGTHQSAIARLESGTYNPSLQFLKKVAKALDVKIEISLK
- a CDS encoding type II toxin-antitoxin system RelE/ParE family toxin, whose protein sequence is MSCENKRYHVIISERAGEMLVQHVRFLAQVSTQAADKLRRDVIEAAKSLQKFPERGSWLTDPLLPANKYRKLLVDKRYLLIYQIKDDTVYIDYILDCRQDYGWLI
- a CDS encoding type II toxin-antitoxin system Phd/YefM family antitoxin; the protein is MHIKPSAAIRKNYNEISALCKATKEPVFLTKNGEGDLVVMDIETFSRRESMLRLREQLIVAEEDRLAGKKGYSIEEVDEMMKKAARETADELRK
- a CDS encoding HD domain-containing protein, which codes for MWFESTTLFCGSKIAARWTAGLIVMKGEELEAAKRLGFGEGKNLWLQIARITELTVKIKPEGGRHQKRPPDCDKIKSVIPELHNKDKLSYWRRVLRMAALCHDMGHLLFSHAAEKDLLPAGFDHETMTGEQGLLRPCTRGRRKFTGSKNPESSHFRGERFN
- a CDS encoding type II toxin-antitoxin system VapC family toxin, producing the protein MAEDMLYVLDTHVLIWYFTGSKRLKRRLKELIDNVRSQGGRLLVPTIVLAEAMHIAEKGRVHFDFTEMYRLIKEEPEFEIVSFSPDILEESTQISNIPEIHDRIIVATAKFYQAGILTKDRVIRSSAEVETP